One window of the Roseovarius sp. THAF9 genome contains the following:
- a CDS encoding pyocin activator PrtN family protein yields the protein MNTFMMLMVAYNGKPDLDVKTVAVNHFNLTEGKFLKKVENQEIDLPVIRLEDASQKARRIIMLTDLAGFLDKKADEARRAMGR from the coding sequence ATGAACACTTTCATGATGCTTATGGTCGCCTACAACGGTAAGCCAGACCTTGACGTGAAAACCGTCGCCGTCAACCACTTCAACCTAACTGAGGGCAAGTTCCTCAAGAAGGTGGAGAACCAGGAGATTGACCTGCCTGTCATCCGTCTTGAAGACGCCTCTCAGAAGGCGCGGCGGATCATCATGCTTACGGATCTCGCCGGTTTTTTGGACAAAAAGGCCGACGAGGCGCGACGGGCGATGGGTCGCTGA